One window from the genome of Fulvivirga lutea encodes:
- a CDS encoding Ppx/GppA phosphatase family protein, whose amino-acid sequence MKLAAIDIGSNAIRLQVTTTIRTKGQLNFKKLEYVRFPLRLGQDVFNTGSISPEKKAKFKKLMKAFKLLIDLYEVDDYMACATSAMRESKNGADIVKEVEEECKLKIRVIDGANEALLINNAISSFLDKKKNYLHIDVGGGSTELTIIKGGIKVISRSFKVGSVRRLEHHDSPVIWKNMKKWVIDQCAKYDSPITAVGTGGNINKLFELAMKQPGEKLGITKLKEVQKFVRNTSIEDRINELQLNPDRADVIVPASEIYIAVMDWAKAKNIIVPEVGLKDGIMQHLYIKNTSQEKIKFL is encoded by the coding sequence TTGAAATTAGCAGCTATTGATATTGGTTCCAATGCCATTCGCCTACAGGTTACAACTACAATTCGCACTAAGGGGCAACTAAATTTTAAGAAATTAGAATATGTTCGTTTTCCACTCCGCTTAGGGCAGGATGTGTTTAACACCGGTTCCATTAGTCCGGAAAAAAAGGCTAAGTTCAAAAAATTAATGAAGGCCTTTAAGCTCTTAATAGACCTCTACGAAGTGGATGATTACATGGCTTGTGCAACGTCTGCCATGCGGGAATCTAAAAATGGTGCCGATATCGTAAAAGAGGTAGAAGAAGAATGCAAATTAAAAATCCGTGTAATTGATGGCGCTAATGAAGCACTATTAATCAATAATGCGATCAGCTCATTCCTCGATAAAAAGAAAAATTATTTGCATATAGATGTGGGTGGTGGTAGTACTGAACTCACTATTATCAAAGGAGGAATAAAAGTCATTTCAAGGTCTTTTAAAGTGGGATCCGTACGAAGATTGGAACACCATGACTCTCCTGTTATTTGGAAAAACATGAAGAAATGGGTGATTGATCAATGTGCCAAATACGATTCGCCAATAACAGCGGTGGGTACAGGAGGAAACATCAATAAACTCTTTGAATTGGCTATGAAACAACCAGGCGAGAAATTAGGAATTACCAAATTAAAGGAGGTTCAAAAATTTGTAAGAAATACATCTATTGAAGATCGAATAAACGAACTACAATTAAACCCCGACCGTGCCGATGTAATTGTGCCAGCTTCTGAAATTTACATTGCCGTGATGGATTGGGCCAAAGCCAAAAACATTATTGTTCCTGAAGTAGGTTTAAAAGATGGTATCATGCAACACCTTTACATTAAAAACACCTCACAGGAAAAGATTAAGTTTCTTTAA
- the gyrB gene encoding DNA topoisomerase (ATP-hydrolyzing) subunit B yields the protein MAEKKEINKGDYSAGNIQVLEGLEAVRKRPAMYIGDVGVKGLHHLIWEVVDNSIDEALAGHCDTISVVINNDNSITVSDNGRGIPTDIHEKEKRSALEVVMTVLHAGGKFDKDTYKVSGGLHGVGVSCVNALSTMLKATVHRGGKIYEQEYSKGVPQYSVREVGTTDKTGTTVHFKPDGEIFNVTVYNYETVASRLRELSFLNAGITITLEDTREQDDDGKNRTDTFHSEGGLKEFVTYLDSTRERLIPEPVYMDSEKGEIPVQVALNYNTSYTENVVSYVNNINTIEGGTHVSGFRRALTRTLKSYADKSGLLDKVKVEISGDDFREGLTAVISVKVAEPQFEGQTKTKLGNSDVSGAVDVVVGEMLTNYLEENPKEAKAIVQKVIIAAQARHAARKAREMVQRKNVMSGTGLPGKLADCSNNDPQICELYLVEGDSAGGSAKQGRDRNFQAILPLRGKILNVEKAQEHRIYENDEIKNMITALGVSFGTEEDDKALNISKLRYHKIIIMTDADVDGSHIRTLILTFFFRYMHTLIEKGYVYIALPPLYLLKKGKDERYCWTEDERVALIKEMAKDGKEESVGIQRYKGLGEMNPEQLWSTTMNPESRSLKKVTIESAAEADHLFSMLMGDEVAPRREFIEKNAKYAKVDI from the coding sequence ATGGCAGAGAAAAAAGAAATAAATAAAGGCGATTATTCAGCAGGTAATATTCAGGTTTTAGAGGGCTTAGAAGCCGTAAGAAAAAGACCTGCGATGTACATTGGTGATGTAGGTGTAAAAGGATTGCATCATCTTATTTGGGAGGTTGTAGATAACTCAATCGATGAGGCATTGGCCGGTCATTGTGATACCATTTCCGTAGTTATCAATAACGATAATTCCATTACTGTAAGTGATAACGGTAGGGGTATTCCAACCGACATTCACGAGAAAGAAAAACGTTCAGCGCTGGAAGTAGTAATGACAGTGCTACATGCTGGTGGTAAGTTTGATAAGGATACTTACAAAGTATCCGGTGGACTTCACGGTGTGGGTGTTTCGTGTGTGAATGCACTATCAACCATGTTGAAGGCTACAGTTCATCGAGGCGGTAAAATATATGAGCAAGAATACAGCAAAGGAGTTCCTCAATATAGTGTTAGAGAAGTAGGTACAACTGATAAAACAGGGACTACCGTACACTTCAAGCCGGATGGAGAAATATTTAATGTTACCGTTTACAATTATGAAACCGTTGCTTCTCGTTTAAGAGAACTTTCATTCTTGAATGCTGGCATTACCATTACTTTAGAAGATACTCGTGAGCAAGATGATGATGGTAAAAACAGAACAGACACGTTCCACTCTGAAGGTGGGTTAAAGGAGTTTGTTACGTATTTAGATAGCACAAGAGAGCGATTGATTCCTGAACCTGTTTATATGGACAGTGAAAAAGGGGAAATCCCAGTTCAGGTAGCACTTAATTATAATACATCTTACACTGAAAATGTGGTTTCTTATGTGAATAACATTAACACCATAGAAGGTGGAACCCACGTTTCTGGTTTTAGAAGAGCATTAACCAGAACACTTAAATCCTACGCAGATAAATCGGGACTTTTAGATAAAGTAAAAGTTGAGATTAGTGGTGATGATTTTAGAGAAGGATTAACAGCAGTTATTTCTGTTAAAGTAGCTGAACCTCAATTTGAAGGTCAGACTAAAACCAAGCTTGGTAACTCTGATGTAAGTGGTGCGGTAGATGTTGTAGTGGGTGAGATGCTTACAAACTATTTGGAAGAAAATCCAAAAGAAGCAAAGGCCATCGTTCAAAAGGTAATAATTGCTGCTCAGGCTAGACATGCGGCTCGTAAAGCGCGTGAGATGGTTCAGCGTAAGAATGTAATGAGCGGAACTGGTTTGCCAGGAAAGCTAGCGGATTGCTCAAACAACGATCCTCAAATTTGCGAACTGTACCTAGTGGAGGGTGACTCTGCAGGAGGTTCAGCCAAGCAAGGTAGAGATAGAAATTTTCAGGCTATTTTGCCTTTAAGAGGTAAAATTCTGAACGTAGAGAAGGCTCAGGAGCACAGAATCTATGAGAATGACGAAATCAAGAATATGATTACTGCCCTAGGCGTTAGCTTCGGTACTGAAGAAGACGACAAAGCACTTAATATTTCTAAATTAAGGTATCATAAAATCATCATCATGACCGATGCCGATGTGGATGGTAGTCACATTCGCACATTAATTCTTACTTTCTTCTTTAGGTACATGCATACACTCATTGAGAAAGGGTATGTATACATTGCTCTTCCACCGCTTTACTTGTTAAAGAAAGGCAAGGATGAGCGTTATTGCTGGACAGAAGATGAACGTGTAGCGCTGATCAAAGAAATGGCGAAGGATGGAAAAGAAGAGTCTGTAGGTATACAGCGATACAAAGGTCTTGGAGAAATGAATCCTGAGCAGCTTTGGTCAACCACCATGAACCCTGAAAGCAGAAGTTTGAAAAAGGTAACAATTGAATCAGCTGCTGAGGCAGATCACTTATTCTCAATGCTTATGGGTGACGAGGTTGCGCCAAGAAGGGAATTCATTGAGAAGAATGCTAAATATGCTAAAGTAGATATATAA
- a CDS encoding transketolase, translated as MSTAPNIEELKNISSQVRRDIVRMVHAVQSGHPGGSLGCTEFFVALYFHVLKHDKSFNPDGIGEDLFFLSNGHISPVWYSVLARSGYFSVDELNTFRKIDSRLQGHPATEEGLPGIRIASGSLGQGLSAALGAAQAKKLNDDKHHVYVLMGDGEQDEGQVWEAAMYGAHHKVDNIIATIDYNRQQIDGSTDEVMGLGDLKAKWEAFGWQVIESEGNDIESLIKSLAQAKALCGKGKPVINLMKTEMGFGVDFMVGTHKWHGIAPSDEELEKALGQLEETLGDY; from the coding sequence ATGAGCACTGCCCCTAATATCGAAGAACTTAAAAACATTTCATCCCAGGTAAGAAGAGATATCGTACGAATGGTACATGCTGTTCAATCCGGCCACCCAGGTGGTTCTTTGGGCTGTACCGAGTTCTTTGTCGCACTCTATTTTCATGTATTAAAACATGACAAATCATTTAACCCTGATGGTATAGGAGAAGATCTTTTCTTTTTATCCAACGGACATATTTCACCAGTATGGTACAGTGTTTTAGCAAGAAGCGGGTATTTCTCTGTTGATGAATTAAACACGTTTAGAAAGATAGACTCTCGCCTACAAGGCCACCCAGCTACTGAGGAAGGTTTGCCGGGTATCAGAATTGCTTCCGGATCCCTAGGTCAGGGCCTTTCTGCTGCATTAGGCGCTGCTCAAGCCAAGAAGTTGAATGATGACAAACACCACGTATATGTTTTGATGGGTGATGGTGAGCAAGATGAGGGGCAAGTTTGGGAAGCAGCAATGTATGGAGCGCACCACAAAGTGGATAACATAATCGCTACCATTGATTATAACCGTCAGCAGATAGATGGAAGTACGGATGAAGTAATGGGCTTGGGCGATTTAAAGGCCAAGTGGGAAGCATTTGGTTGGCAGGTAATTGAAAGCGAAGGAAATGATATTGAAAGCCTAATAAAATCATTAGCACAAGCCAAAGCCCTTTGCGGTAAAGGTAAGCCAGTAATCAACCTAATGAAAACAGAAATGGGTTTTGGTGTTGATTTCATGGTTGGCACACATAAGTGGCATGGTATCGCACCAAGCGATGAAGAGCTTGAAAAAGCCCTTGGCCAGTTAGAAGAAACATTAGGTGATTATTAA
- the ppk1 gene encoding polyphosphate kinase 1 — protein sequence MVIPERLKKEISKSNYISRDLSWLKFNQRVLDQAKDVNKNLIERLKFLAITGSNLDEFFTIRVGSLYNYLDYGKQRFDYSGLREQPFKQVLLSRAKEFTDDQHELFLKNLMPEFEKFGFSITLYKKLTQEERAKVNSYFESTIYPMLTPMAYDSYHTFPILSTNRLVFGVVTRSTEDDNKKLNFIQIPSNLPRFYEIEKDDVLHFVPIEDIIKNNIHHLFRNIKILSVNLFRITRNGDFTLDESDDIEANFLEELKQKLKTRRTGRVVRLEVIGRPDSWMLKVLKERWELNDDNIFRYKKKSVLDFTALWEIVRHNEFKEHLFEMPSNKPPLSYPEIGENNIFDVLKDRDVLLHHPYNNIEPVIELLEKAAEDPGVLAIKITIYRLAKDSRVTASLLKAAENGKHVAVLFEVKARFDEENNLREAQRLQKAGCFVIYGISSFKTHTKLLLVVRKEGEKVTRYVHLSSGNYNESTAKLYTDLGLLTTDDEYAHDVSEFFNVITGHSLPSVYKNLITAPKDMRQQLINLIRKEAQNAKDGKPAGIVIKINSLQDKECIDELYAASQAGVPIKLVVRGMCCLRPGRVGLSENIEVISIVGHYLEHSRIYYFHNEGNDIVYIGSADMMVRSFDRRLESLFMINDDLIQRQIKNILQYNLMDNVNSYQMQEDGTYIKKSAGVDQEFNIHKEFYNVSRDSLLDLDLTTKFIPPVAESVLNGERVVEEAKTGD from the coding sequence ATGGTTATTCCTGAACGTCTGAAGAAAGAAATATCCAAAAGTAACTACATAAGCCGTGATTTAAGCTGGCTAAAATTCAATCAACGAGTTTTAGATCAGGCAAAAGACGTAAACAAAAATCTCATCGAGAGATTAAAGTTTTTGGCGATTACAGGCTCAAATTTGGACGAATTCTTTACCATTCGTGTGGGAAGTTTGTATAACTACTTGGATTATGGCAAACAAAGGTTTGACTATTCCGGTCTCAGGGAACAGCCTTTTAAGCAAGTACTATTATCCAGAGCAAAAGAGTTTACAGATGATCAGCATGAACTCTTTTTGAAAAACCTGATGCCTGAGTTCGAGAAATTTGGTTTTTCAATTACTCTTTACAAAAAATTAACTCAAGAGGAGCGGGCAAAAGTGAATAGCTACTTCGAGTCAACAATCTATCCTATGCTTACTCCCATGGCGTATGATAGCTATCATACGTTCCCAATTCTTAGTACTAATAGGTTGGTATTTGGTGTTGTAACCCGTTCAACAGAAGATGACAATAAAAAGCTCAACTTTATTCAGATACCTTCTAACTTGCCCAGATTCTATGAAATAGAGAAGGATGATGTGTTACACTTTGTTCCGATAGAAGATATCATCAAGAATAACATCCATCACCTCTTTAGGAATATTAAAATTCTATCGGTTAACCTGTTTAGAATAACAAGAAATGGAGATTTTACCCTCGATGAAAGTGATGACATTGAAGCGAACTTTCTTGAAGAGCTAAAACAAAAACTTAAAACCAGGAGAACGGGTAGAGTTGTTAGGCTAGAGGTAATTGGCCGACCTGATTCCTGGATGTTGAAAGTATTGAAAGAACGCTGGGAATTAAATGACGATAACATCTTTCGCTACAAAAAGAAAAGTGTTTTAGACTTTACAGCCCTTTGGGAGATTGTTCGGCATAATGAATTTAAGGAACACTTATTCGAAATGCCATCGAATAAACCACCTTTAAGCTACCCTGAAATTGGTGAGAACAACATTTTTGATGTTCTAAAGGATAGAGATGTATTGCTCCATCATCCTTATAATAACATTGAGCCGGTAATTGAGCTGCTCGAAAAAGCTGCTGAAGATCCAGGGGTATTGGCCATTAAAATAACCATATACAGGCTGGCCAAAGACTCTCGTGTAACAGCATCCTTATTAAAGGCGGCTGAAAACGGTAAACACGTTGCAGTTCTATTTGAGGTAAAAGCCAGATTTGATGAAGAGAATAACCTGCGGGAAGCTCAGCGACTGCAAAAGGCCGGTTGCTTCGTGATTTATGGTATCAGTAGCTTTAAAACACACACGAAGCTTTTGCTCGTGGTAAGAAAAGAAGGTGAGAAGGTTACGCGTTACGTTCACCTTTCCAGTGGAAACTATAACGAATCAACGGCTAAGTTATATACAGATTTAGGCTTACTAACCACTGATGATGAATACGCTCACGATGTGTCGGAATTCTTTAATGTAATCACAGGGCATTCATTACCAAGCGTTTATAAAAACCTGATTACTGCGCCCAAAGATATGAGGCAGCAGCTGATCAATCTAATTCGTAAAGAAGCTCAGAATGCAAAAGATGGTAAACCAGCAGGTATAGTTATTAAAATTAACTCACTGCAAGACAAAGAGTGTATCGATGAATTGTATGCTGCTTCTCAGGCCGGTGTGCCAATTAAATTGGTGGTGCGTGGTATGTGTTGTCTGCGTCCGGGTAGAGTAGGGTTAAGTGAGAATATTGAAGTGATTTCAATTGTTGGGCATTATCTGGAGCACTCAAGAATCTATTACTTCCACAATGAAGGAAACGATATCGTTTACATTGGCAGCGCTGATATGATGGTACGTAGTTTCGACAGGCGCTTAGAGTCACTCTTTATGATTAACGATGATTTGATTCAGCGACAAATAAAGAATATCCTGCAGTATAACCTGATGGATAATGTTAACTCGTATCAGATGCAGGAAGATGGTACCTACATTAAAAAGAGTGCAGGTGTGGATCAAGAGTTTAACATTCACAAAGAGTTTTATAATGTTAGTAGAGATAGTTTACTTGATCTTGACTTAACCACCAAATTTATACCACCTGTAGCCGAATCTGTACTAAACGGAGAGCGGGTAGTAGAAGAAGCTAAAACCGGAGATTAA
- a CDS encoding leucine-rich repeat domain-containing protein yields MKLASLILFILGSFVASLAQNQGEEISQDSLRELRLSRNKSRAKERYESYLSTKDKSQVKFLDLSYLDLEELPDIVYEFRNIRSLDISNNHIKKLPKEINQLQNLKSIVWKDNLNGKHRIKLKKNNTITRINLEGNDLKKIPRKLRRLKSLQAIDLGNNKFLKIPNTRRLKELIDLELSGNPINLYKSNFKRITQLDKLKLNKCELDSIPTELASLTQLKLLQLAGNNLTGIPKELEKLNKLEYLTLYDNKLTELPDVVYELGSLKQLDLYYNEIEKVSPEIENLTNLEILYISNNRLYSLPEEIGKLSNLKELYVHHNRLSYLPESIKNLDSLKILRMNSNYFSSLPKEVYYLTSLKNLDFSENQIDAISEEITKLTNLELLYFYGNPINLENEPFLLVFFEQLRAQGSVVIYSE; encoded by the coding sequence ATGAAATTGGCATCTCTTATTCTGTTCATTTTAGGCTCTTTTGTAGCCAGTTTAGCACAAAATCAGGGCGAAGAAATATCTCAAGATTCTTTAAGGGAGCTGAGATTATCACGCAATAAATCAAGAGCTAAAGAACGGTATGAGTCTTATCTGTCAACGAAAGATAAATCGCAGGTTAAATTTCTAGATCTATCCTATCTTGATTTAGAGGAATTGCCAGATATTGTCTATGAGTTTAGAAATATCAGATCATTAGATATCTCAAATAATCATATAAAGAAATTACCAAAAGAAATTAATCAACTACAAAATCTTAAGTCGATTGTATGGAAGGATAACTTGAATGGTAAGCACAGAATTAAACTTAAAAAGAATAATACCATAACACGAATTAACCTGGAAGGAAATGATTTAAAAAAAATACCAAGGAAGCTACGGAGATTAAAGTCACTTCAAGCCATTGATTTAGGAAATAATAAATTCTTAAAAATACCTAATACAAGGCGTCTGAAGGAGTTAATTGATTTAGAATTAAGTGGAAACCCTATCAACTTATATAAAAGCAACTTTAAAAGAATTACTCAATTAGATAAGCTAAAACTAAATAAATGCGAGTTGGACTCCATACCCACAGAGTTGGCCTCTTTAACGCAGTTAAAGTTACTGCAGTTGGCAGGAAATAACTTAACCGGCATTCCAAAGGAGCTCGAAAAGCTTAATAAGCTGGAATATCTTACTCTTTATGATAATAAATTAACTGAATTGCCAGATGTTGTATACGAATTGGGCAGTCTGAAACAATTGGATCTTTATTATAATGAGATTGAGAAAGTTAGTCCTGAAATTGAAAACCTGACCAATCTGGAAATCCTATATATATCAAACAACCGATTATATTCTTTGCCGGAAGAGATTGGTAAACTTTCCAACCTTAAAGAATTATACGTTCATCACAACAGGCTTAGTTATTTGCCAGAATCAATTAAAAACCTTGATTCATTGAAAATATTGAGGATGAATAGTAATTATTTCTCTTCTCTTCCAAAAGAAGTGTATTATCTCACCAGTTTAAAAAACCTAGATTTTTCAGAAAATCAAATAGATGCTATCTCTGAAGAGATCACTAAATTAACTAATCTGGAACTCCTCTATTTTTATGGCAACCCCATTAATTTAGAGAATGAACCATTTTTACTTGTTTTTTTTGAGCAGCTACGCGCTCAAGGGTCAGTTGTCATTTACTCGGAGTAG
- a CDS encoding CoA-binding protein produces MKTVVIGASTNPARYSYVASNMLNDRDMEFVPVGIKKGQLFGREILDLRTKPSIDDVHTVTLYIGPDNQVEWYDYIIGLKPKRIIFNPGTENPELVELAAKNGIETEMACTLVLLSTNSYSE; encoded by the coding sequence ATGAAAACAGTAGTAATAGGGGCAAGTACCAATCCGGCAAGGTATTCATATGTAGCATCGAATATGTTGAATGACAGAGATATGGAGTTTGTTCCTGTAGGTATAAAAAAAGGTCAGTTGTTTGGCAGGGAGATTTTAGATTTGAGAACCAAACCTTCTATCGATGATGTACATACAGTAACCCTATATATTGGCCCTGACAATCAGGTGGAGTGGTACGATTATATCATCGGCTTGAAGCCTAAGAGAATTATATTTAATCCGGGTACAGAAAACCCTGAATTGGTTGAGCTGGCTGCAAAAAATGGTATAGAAACTGAAATGGCCTGTACCTTGGTATTACTTAGCACCAACAGCTACTCCGAGTAA
- a CDS encoding transketolase family protein, translating to MVTKLTYTEKKDTRSGFGEGLLELGKSNPNVVALCADLTGSLKMDAFKKEFPERFFQVGIAEANMMGLAAGMTVGGKIPFTGTFANFSTGRVYDQIRQSIAYSGKNVKICASHAGLTLGEDGATHQILEDLGMMKMLPHMTVINPCDYNQTKAATIAIAEHEGPVYLRFGRPKWPIFTPENQKFEIGKALHLVEGKDVSIFATGHMVWQAIEAEAILAEKGISAEIINIHTIKPLDEKAILESVKKTGCAVSAEEHQMNGGLGESIAQTLSRNLPTPLEMVAVNDSFGESGTPEDLLVKYGLGPQNIVDAAMKAISRK from the coding sequence ATCGTGACTAAGCTTACATATACAGAAAAGAAAGATACCCGTTCAGGATTTGGTGAAGGTCTTCTAGAACTAGGCAAATCAAACCCTAATGTTGTAGCACTTTGTGCTGACCTTACGGGATCATTAAAAATGGATGCTTTCAAAAAGGAATTTCCTGAAAGATTCTTTCAGGTTGGTATCGCAGAAGCAAATATGATGGGCCTTGCAGCTGGTATGACAGTGGGTGGAAAAATACCATTCACAGGTACATTTGCTAACTTTTCTACAGGTAGAGTTTATGATCAGATAAGACAATCCATTGCCTACTCGGGTAAAAATGTTAAAATCTGTGCTTCGCATGCCGGACTTACTTTAGGTGAAGATGGAGCAACCCACCAGATTTTAGAAGACCTAGGAATGATGAAAATGTTACCGCACATGACGGTAATTAATCCGTGTGATTACAATCAAACTAAAGCTGCTACAATTGCCATTGCTGAGCATGAGGGTCCTGTGTATTTAAGGTTTGGAAGACCAAAGTGGCCCATCTTTACCCCTGAAAATCAAAAATTTGAAATAGGTAAAGCACTGCACCTGGTAGAAGGTAAAGACGTTTCCATATTTGCCACGGGTCACATGGTATGGCAAGCTATTGAAGCAGAAGCTATTTTAGCAGAAAAAGGCATTTCTGCAGAGATCATTAACATCCACACCATAAAGCCGTTGGATGAAAAAGCCATTCTAGAGTCAGTTAAGAAAACAGGTTGTGCTGTTTCTGCAGAGGAGCACCAAATGAATGGTGGGTTGGGTGAAAGCATCGCTCAAACGCTATCTCGTAATCTCCCTACTCCATTAGAAATGGTGGCAGTTAACGATAGTTTTGGAGAAAGTGGTACACCTGAAGACCTTCTGGTAAAATATGGCTTAGGTCCACAGAATATTGTGGATGCAGCAATGAAAGCTATCAGTAGAAAGTAA
- a CDS encoding HAMP domain-containing histidine kinase, producing the protein MSIEKFFITNFLKVALLGVGIVLILDAIIYPEDTLSLIIDAAILITSIFCYWLSRNYISAATIVFGTVVLGLMLLQSLTVPVNTTISLSIILVIGFVFSILLKKAVLVTMHAITILLCTTIFILQASNAELRFQQEPVEVLTLAVTFFILYGVLTSSTFFLKSKYDSNRNHLKELNSNLHDKAMEIEAQNEELLQIQDNLNQLNIDLERQVEERTKLLKEKNKRLLTYSHNVAHDIRGPIARLLGLANISKLDKDNNPHIFISKIQEQTEELDKVIRKVSLGLEQDDQNDEDRIS; encoded by the coding sequence ATGAGTATCGAGAAATTTTTCATTACAAACTTTTTGAAAGTTGCCTTACTAGGTGTTGGGATCGTACTCATACTTGATGCTATTATCTATCCTGAAGATACCTTATCCTTAATTATTGATGCTGCTATTTTAATTACAAGTATATTTTGCTACTGGTTAAGTAGAAATTATATTAGTGCAGCTACCATAGTTTTTGGAACAGTTGTGTTAGGCCTGATGCTATTGCAAAGTTTGACTGTTCCTGTTAATACAACCATATCGCTTTCCATTATATTAGTTATTGGTTTTGTATTTTCCATACTATTAAAGAAGGCAGTATTAGTTACAATGCATGCCATAACAATTTTATTATGTACCACTATTTTTATTTTGCAAGCATCCAATGCTGAACTAAGATTTCAGCAAGAACCGGTTGAAGTTCTTACGCTGGCTGTAACTTTTTTTATCCTTTATGGTGTACTCACCTCTTCAACATTCTTTCTAAAATCAAAATATGATTCCAACAGAAATCATTTAAAAGAATTGAATTCAAACCTTCATGATAAGGCTATGGAAATAGAGGCACAAAATGAAGAACTACTTCAAATTCAGGATAATTTAAACCAATTAAATATTGACTTAGAAAGGCAAGTAGAAGAGCGAACCAAGTTATTGAAGGAAAAGAATAAAAGATTACTTACATATAGTCATAATGTTGCTCACGACATACGAGGCCCCATTGCACGGTTACTGGGTCTTGCCAATATTAGTAAGTTAGATAAGGACAATAATCCTCATATTTTTATTTCTAAGATTCAAGAACAAACAGAAGAACTTGATAAAGTTATTAGAAAAGTAAGCCTTGGGTTAGAACAGGATGATCAAAATGATGAAGATAGAATTAGTTAA
- a CDS encoding homocysteine S-methyltransferase family protein, producing MSDLKNILNKRILVLDGAMGTMIQRHSLTEDDFRGERFKDHESSLKGNNDLLSITRPDIIKDIHRAYFDAGADIAETNTFSGTSIAQADYHLQHVVYDLNYESAKIAKEVANEYTDKPRFVAGSIGPTNRTASISPDVNNPGFRAITFEELSKAYKEQAKGLLDGGVDMFLVETVFDTLNAKAALFAISELLEEEGKDIPIMVSGTITDASGRTLSGQTTQAFLISLEHMPLLSIGLNCALGAKELRPYLQVLAKNADFFVSAHPNAGLPNEFGEYDETPEMMANQIKEFLDEGLINIIGGCCGTTPEHIKAIAELAAKYQPRKLKLFEGAFN from the coding sequence ATGAGTGATCTGAAAAATATTTTGAATAAAAGAATTCTTGTTTTAGATGGCGCCATGGGTACAATGATCCAAAGGCATAGTTTAACAGAGGATGATTTTAGAGGAGAGAGATTTAAAGATCATGAGAGTTCATTAAAAGGTAATAACGACTTATTGTCTATAACAAGGCCCGACATTATTAAGGATATCCATAGGGCTTATTTTGATGCAGGTGCTGATATTGCAGAAACAAATACTTTTAGCGGGACAAGCATTGCTCAGGCAGACTATCACTTGCAGCATGTTGTGTATGATTTGAACTACGAGTCTGCGAAAATTGCCAAAGAAGTTGCCAACGAATATACTGATAAACCACGCTTTGTAGCGGGCTCAATAGGGCCAACCAATAGAACAGCATCAATTTCACCAGACGTAAATAATCCAGGTTTTAGAGCAATTACTTTTGAAGAATTGAGTAAGGCATATAAAGAACAAGCTAAAGGATTGCTAGATGGGGGGGTAGATATGTTTCTAGTTGAAACGGTATTTGACACATTGAATGCAAAAGCTGCGCTATTCGCCATTTCTGAACTACTTGAAGAGGAGGGTAAAGATATTCCAATTATGGTTTCCGGTACTATTACAGATGCCAGTGGACGAACGCTCTCAGGTCAAACGACACAAGCATTTTTAATATCTCTTGAGCATATGCCATTACTGAGTATAGGCTTAAACTGTGCCCTTGGTGCTAAAGAGTTAAGGCCCTATTTACAAGTGCTTGCTAAAAATGCTGATTTCTTTGTAAGCGCCCATCCCAACGCAGGTTTGCCTAATGAATTTGGTGAATATGACGAAACACCTGAGATGATGGCCAATCAAATTAAAGAGTTCTTGGATGAAGGCTTAATAAATATTATTGGCGGTTGTTGTGGTACAACTCCCGAGCACATAAAAGCTATTGCCGAGCTAGCAGCAAAGTATCAACCCAGAAAATTGAAATTATTTGAAGGAGCATTTAACTAA